In Ostrea edulis chromosome 4, xbOstEdul1.1, whole genome shotgun sequence, a single window of DNA contains:
- the LOC125670429 gene encoding tRNA methyltransferase 10 homolog A-like isoform X3 gives MWDTSITLTFEDSADYEIGRRLSHYYEVNRAWVSLQVAKEKQRKKQKRREAIERGDIMAPTRKKLRSNTMAKSSCKTSVVIDCSLDEYMGDKDIMKLVKQIQFCYSSNRRSQNPMQFYVTGVHGQTKDRLEAIGDYQNWDVNFTNKDYHEVFEKKNIIYLSSESDNILEELEPDKAYIIGGLVDHNHHKGLCHSLATERDVGHARLPISEFLDMKTRKVLTINHVFDILLKYTETKDWPQSFCSVLPQRKGAQVKQDSQTDINRSPPMEKEDCCSSVEQDTRPQASPVSCTTDNSDNASDRKMNDPLPEDIVLDQSENTDQEADFET, from the exons ATTTGAGGACTCGGCAGATTATGAGATAGGGCGAAGACTTTCCCACTATTATGAGGTCAATAGGGCATGGGTATCTTTGCAAGT AGCTAAGGAAAAACAGAGGAAGAAGCAGAAAAGACGAGAAGCAATAGAAAGAGGCGATATAATGGCACCCACCAGGAAAAAGCTGCGAAGCAACACAATGGCAAAATCCTCTTGTAAAACCTCTGTAGTTATAGATTGTTCCTTAGATGAATATATGGGGGATAAG GATATAATGAAGTTAGTGAAGCAAATTCAGTTTTGCTACTCCAGCAATCGTCGGTCACAGAACCCCATGCAGTTCTATGTCACTGGTGTGCATGGTCAAACAAAAGATAGACTGGAGGCCATTGGAGATTACCAGAACTGGGAT GTCAATTTCACAAACAAGGATTACCATGAAGTGTTTGAAAAGAAGAATATAATCTATCTAAGTAGTGAGTCGGATAATATATTGGAAGAATTAGAACCAGATAAAGCCTACATCATTGGGGGACTTGTTGATCACAATCACCATAAG GGATTGTGTCATTCTCTAGCAACAGAGAGAGATGTAGGCCATGCAAGACTTCCAATCTCAGAGTTTTTGGATATGAAAACTAGAAAAGTTCTCACAATTAATCATG TCTTTGACATACTATTGAAATATACAGAAACAAAGGACTGGCCACAGTCATTTTGTTCAGTTCTACCTCAGCGGAAAGGAGCTCAGGTTAAACAGGACAGTCAGACAGATATCAACAGAAGCCCTCCGATGGAGAAAGAAGACTGTTGCAGTAGTGTAGAACAAGATACAAGGCCTCAGGCTTCACCGGTATCATGTACTACAGACAATAGTGACAATGCAAGTGATAGAAAGATGAATGACCCATTACCAGAGGACATTGTTTTGGACCAATCAGAAAACACTGACCAAGAAGCTGACTTTGAAACGTGA
- the LOC125670429 gene encoding tRNA methyltransferase 10 homolog A-like isoform X5 yields the protein MGIFASIPEIEPILTDFCRAVPSYFVSRHAVVRAKEKQRKKQKRREAIERGDIMAPTRKKLRSNTMAKSSCKTSVVIDCSLDEYMGDKDIMKLVKQIQFCYSSNRRSQNPMQFYVTGVHGQTKDRLEAIGDYQNWDVNFTNKDYHEVFEKKNIIYLSSESDNILEELEPDKAYIIGGLVDHNHHKGLCHSLATERDVGHARLPISEFLDMKTRKVLTINHVFDILLKYTETKDWPQSFCSVLPQRKGAQVKQDSQTDINRSPPMEKEDCCSSVEQDTRPQASPVSCTTDNSDNASDRKMNDPLPEDIVLDQSENTDQEADFET from the exons ATGGGTATCTTTGCAAGT ATACCAGAAATCGAGCCCATTCTGACCGACTTTTGTAGGGCCGTGCCATCATACTTTGTCTCCAGGCACGCTGTAGTCAG AGCTAAGGAAAAACAGAGGAAGAAGCAGAAAAGACGAGAAGCAATAGAAAGAGGCGATATAATGGCACCCACCAGGAAAAAGCTGCGAAGCAACACAATGGCAAAATCCTCTTGTAAAACCTCTGTAGTTATAGATTGTTCCTTAGATGAATATATGGGGGATAAG GATATAATGAAGTTAGTGAAGCAAATTCAGTTTTGCTACTCCAGCAATCGTCGGTCACAGAACCCCATGCAGTTCTATGTCACTGGTGTGCATGGTCAAACAAAAGATAGACTGGAGGCCATTGGAGATTACCAGAACTGGGAT GTCAATTTCACAAACAAGGATTACCATGAAGTGTTTGAAAAGAAGAATATAATCTATCTAAGTAGTGAGTCGGATAATATATTGGAAGAATTAGAACCAGATAAAGCCTACATCATTGGGGGACTTGTTGATCACAATCACCATAAG GGATTGTGTCATTCTCTAGCAACAGAGAGAGATGTAGGCCATGCAAGACTTCCAATCTCAGAGTTTTTGGATATGAAAACTAGAAAAGTTCTCACAATTAATCATG TCTTTGACATACTATTGAAATATACAGAAACAAAGGACTGGCCACAGTCATTTTGTTCAGTTCTACCTCAGCGGAAAGGAGCTCAGGTTAAACAGGACAGTCAGACAGATATCAACAGAAGCCCTCCGATGGAGAAAGAAGACTGTTGCAGTAGTGTAGAACAAGATACAAGGCCTCAGGCTTCACCGGTATCATGTACTACAGACAATAGTGACAATGCAAGTGATAGAAAGATGAATGACCCATTACCAGAGGACATTGTTTTGGACCAATCAGAAAACACTGACCAAGAAGCTGACTTTGAAACGTGA
- the LOC125670429 gene encoding tRNA methyltransferase 10 homolog A-like isoform X1 — MISTVLFEMKLTEICPWNTLGQFNLISRLSSRVTKKFEDSADYEIGRRLSHYYEVNRAWVSLQVAKEKQRKKQKRREAIERGDIMAPTRKKLRSNTMAKSSCKTSVVIDCSLDEYMGDKDIMKLVKQIQFCYSSNRRSQNPMQFYVTGVHGQTKDRLEAIGDYQNWDVNFTNKDYHEVFEKKNIIYLSSESDNILEELEPDKAYIIGGLVDHNHHKGLCHSLATERDVGHARLPISEFLDMKTRKVLTINHVFDILLKYTETKDWPQSFCSVLPQRKGAQVKQDSQTDINRSPPMEKEDCCSSVEQDTRPQASPVSCTTDNSDNASDRKMNDPLPEDIVLDQSENTDQEADFET; from the exons ATTTGAGGACTCGGCAGATTATGAGATAGGGCGAAGACTTTCCCACTATTATGAGGTCAATAGGGCATGGGTATCTTTGCAAGT AGCTAAGGAAAAACAGAGGAAGAAGCAGAAAAGACGAGAAGCAATAGAAAGAGGCGATATAATGGCACCCACCAGGAAAAAGCTGCGAAGCAACACAATGGCAAAATCCTCTTGTAAAACCTCTGTAGTTATAGATTGTTCCTTAGATGAATATATGGGGGATAAG GATATAATGAAGTTAGTGAAGCAAATTCAGTTTTGCTACTCCAGCAATCGTCGGTCACAGAACCCCATGCAGTTCTATGTCACTGGTGTGCATGGTCAAACAAAAGATAGACTGGAGGCCATTGGAGATTACCAGAACTGGGAT GTCAATTTCACAAACAAGGATTACCATGAAGTGTTTGAAAAGAAGAATATAATCTATCTAAGTAGTGAGTCGGATAATATATTGGAAGAATTAGAACCAGATAAAGCCTACATCATTGGGGGACTTGTTGATCACAATCACCATAAG GGATTGTGTCATTCTCTAGCAACAGAGAGAGATGTAGGCCATGCAAGACTTCCAATCTCAGAGTTTTTGGATATGAAAACTAGAAAAGTTCTCACAATTAATCATG TCTTTGACATACTATTGAAATATACAGAAACAAAGGACTGGCCACAGTCATTTTGTTCAGTTCTACCTCAGCGGAAAGGAGCTCAGGTTAAACAGGACAGTCAGACAGATATCAACAGAAGCCCTCCGATGGAGAAAGAAGACTGTTGCAGTAGTGTAGAACAAGATACAAGGCCTCAGGCTTCACCGGTATCATGTACTACAGACAATAGTGACAATGCAAGTGATAGAAAGATGAATGACCCATTACCAGAGGACATTGTTTTGGACCAATCAGAAAACACTGACCAAGAAGCTGACTTTGAAACGTGA
- the LOC125670429 gene encoding tRNA methyltransferase 10 homolog A-like isoform X6, with protein sequence MAPTRKKLRSNTMAKSSCKTSVVIDCSLDEYMGDKDIMKLVKQIQFCYSSNRRSQNPMQFYVTGVHGQTKDRLEAIGDYQNWDVNFTNKDYHEVFEKKNIIYLSSESDNILEELEPDKAYIIGGLVDHNHHKGLCHSLATERDVGHARLPISEFLDMKTRKVLTINHVFDILLKYTETKDWPQSFCSVLPQRKGAQVKQDSQTDINRSPPMEKEDCCSSVEQDTRPQASPVSCTTDNSDNASDRKMNDPLPEDIVLDQSENTDQEADFET encoded by the exons ATGGCACCCACCAGGAAAAAGCTGCGAAGCAACACAATGGCAAAATCCTCTTGTAAAACCTCTGTAGTTATAGATTGTTCCTTAGATGAATATATGGGGGATAAG GATATAATGAAGTTAGTGAAGCAAATTCAGTTTTGCTACTCCAGCAATCGTCGGTCACAGAACCCCATGCAGTTCTATGTCACTGGTGTGCATGGTCAAACAAAAGATAGACTGGAGGCCATTGGAGATTACCAGAACTGGGAT GTCAATTTCACAAACAAGGATTACCATGAAGTGTTTGAAAAGAAGAATATAATCTATCTAAGTAGTGAGTCGGATAATATATTGGAAGAATTAGAACCAGATAAAGCCTACATCATTGGGGGACTTGTTGATCACAATCACCATAAG GGATTGTGTCATTCTCTAGCAACAGAGAGAGATGTAGGCCATGCAAGACTTCCAATCTCAGAGTTTTTGGATATGAAAACTAGAAAAGTTCTCACAATTAATCATG TCTTTGACATACTATTGAAATATACAGAAACAAAGGACTGGCCACAGTCATTTTGTTCAGTTCTACCTCAGCGGAAAGGAGCTCAGGTTAAACAGGACAGTCAGACAGATATCAACAGAAGCCCTCCGATGGAGAAAGAAGACTGTTGCAGTAGTGTAGAACAAGATACAAGGCCTCAGGCTTCACCGGTATCATGTACTACAGACAATAGTGACAATGCAAGTGATAGAAAGATGAATGACCCATTACCAGAGGACATTGTTTTGGACCAATCAGAAAACACTGACCAAGAAGCTGACTTTGAAACGTGA
- the LOC125670429 gene encoding uncharacterized protein LOC125670429 isoform X2 — protein sequence METVQENSLKEEMHKPQTSATISKKQLRRQQRQEKWLSIKKDVRAKEKQRKKQKRREAIERGDIMAPTRKKLRSNTMAKSSCKTSVVIDCSLDEYMGDKDIMKLVKQIQFCYSSNRRSQNPMQFYVTGVHGQTKDRLEAIGDYQNWDVNFTNKDYHEVFEKKNIIYLSSESDNILEELEPDKAYIIGGLVDHNHHKGLCHSLATERDVGHARLPISEFLDMKTRKVLTINHVFDILLKYTETKDWPQSFCSVLPQRKGAQVKQDSQTDINRSPPMEKEDCCSSVEQDTRPQASPVSCTTDNSDNASDRKMNDPLPEDIVLDQSENTDQEADFET from the exons ATGGAAACTGTTcaagaaaattctttaaaagaaGAGATGCACAAACCACAAACCAGCGCAACGATATCAAAGAAACAACTTCGGAGGCAACAACGCCAAGAAAAATGGTTATCCATAAAAAAGGACGTACG AGCTAAGGAAAAACAGAGGAAGAAGCAGAAAAGACGAGAAGCAATAGAAAGAGGCGATATAATGGCACCCACCAGGAAAAAGCTGCGAAGCAACACAATGGCAAAATCCTCTTGTAAAACCTCTGTAGTTATAGATTGTTCCTTAGATGAATATATGGGGGATAAG GATATAATGAAGTTAGTGAAGCAAATTCAGTTTTGCTACTCCAGCAATCGTCGGTCACAGAACCCCATGCAGTTCTATGTCACTGGTGTGCATGGTCAAACAAAAGATAGACTGGAGGCCATTGGAGATTACCAGAACTGGGAT GTCAATTTCACAAACAAGGATTACCATGAAGTGTTTGAAAAGAAGAATATAATCTATCTAAGTAGTGAGTCGGATAATATATTGGAAGAATTAGAACCAGATAAAGCCTACATCATTGGGGGACTTGTTGATCACAATCACCATAAG GGATTGTGTCATTCTCTAGCAACAGAGAGAGATGTAGGCCATGCAAGACTTCCAATCTCAGAGTTTTTGGATATGAAAACTAGAAAAGTTCTCACAATTAATCATG TCTTTGACATACTATTGAAATATACAGAAACAAAGGACTGGCCACAGTCATTTTGTTCAGTTCTACCTCAGCGGAAAGGAGCTCAGGTTAAACAGGACAGTCAGACAGATATCAACAGAAGCCCTCCGATGGAGAAAGAAGACTGTTGCAGTAGTGTAGAACAAGATACAAGGCCTCAGGCTTCACCGGTATCATGTACTACAGACAATAGTGACAATGCAAGTGATAGAAAGATGAATGACCCATTACCAGAGGACATTGTTTTGGACCAATCAGAAAACACTGACCAAGAAGCTGACTTTGAAACGTGA